A genomic segment from Mus musculus strain C57BL/6J chromosome 13, GRCm38.p6 C57BL/6J encodes:
- the Uqcrfs1 gene encoding cytochrome b-c1 complex subunit Rieske, mitochondrial, whose product MLSVAARSGPFAPVLSATSRGVAGALRPLLQGAVPAASEPPVLDVKRPFLCRESLSGQAAARPLVATVGLNVPASVRFSHTDVKVPDFSDYRRAEVLDSTKSSKESSEARKGFSYLVTATTTVGVAYAAKNVVSQFVSSMSASADVLAMSKIEIKLSDIPEGKNMAFKWRGKPLFVRHRTKKEIDQEAAVEVSQLRDPQHDLDRVKKPEWVILIGVCTHLGCVPIANAGDFGGYYCPCHGSHYDASGRIRKGPAPLNLEVPAYEFTSDDVVVVG is encoded by the exons ATGTTGTCGGTCGCCGCCCGCTCGGGCCCGTTCGCGCCCGTCCTATCGGCCACTTCCCGCGGGGTGGCGGGCGCGCTGCGTCCTCTGCTGCAAGGCGCGGTGCCCGCCGCCTCGGAGCCACCTGTTCTGGATGTGAAGCGACCCTTCCTGTGCCGCGAGTCCCTGAGTGGCCAGGCCGCAGCCCGGCCTTTGGTGGCCACGGTGGGCCTGAACG TTCCTGCTTCTGTCCGTTTTTCCCATACAGATGTCAAGGTGCCCGACTTCTCTGACTATCGTCGTGCTGAAGTTCTTGATAGCACAAAATCTTCTAAAGAAAGCAGTGAGGCTAGAAAAGGCTTCTCTTACCTGGTAACTGCAACTACTACTGTGGGTGTTGCTTATGCGGCCAAAAATGTGGTCTCCCAGTTTGTTTCCAGCATGAGTGCTTCTGCTGACGTACTGGCCATGTCGAAGATCGAGATCAAGTTGTCTGATATCCCTGAAGGGAAGAACATGGCTTTTAAATGGAGAGGCAAACCTCTGTTTGTGCGCCATAGAACCAAGAAGGAGATTGACCAGGAAGCTGCAGTCGAAGTGTCCCAGTTAAGGGACCCACAGCATGATTTAGATCGAGTAAAGAAACCTGAATGGGTTATTCTGATAGGTGTCTGTACTCATCTTGGTTGTGTACCCATTGCAAACGCAGGAGATTTTGGTGGCTATTATTGCCCCTGCCATGGGTCACACTATGACGCCTCTGGCAGGATCAGGAAGGGCCCTGCACCTCTCAACCTGGAAGTGCCTGCCTACGAGTTCACCAGTGATGATGTAGTTGTTGTGGGTTAG